In the genome of Desulfofarcimen acetoxidans DSM 771, one region contains:
- the spoIIID gene encoding sporulation transcriptional regulator SpoIIID: MQEYIQKRVLDICAYILDTQATVRQAANLFNVSKSTVHKDMTERLPSLNKELAKKVKQILEYNKSERHLRGGEATRRKYKDMA, encoded by the coding sequence ATGCAGGAGTACATACAGAAAAGGGTTCTGGATATTTGCGCCTACATCCTGGATACCCAGGCCACCGTGCGACAGGCTGCCAATCTATTTAATGTGAGCAAAAGCACCGTACATAAAGATATGACGGAGAGATTGCCTTCACTTAATAAAGAGCTAGCTAAAAAGGTTAAACAGATACTGGAATATAATAAATCGGAACGCCATCTTCGCGGTGGAGAGGCCACGCGCAGAAAATACAAAGA
- a CDS encoding S-layer homology domain-containing protein, producing the protein MRKVILILIASLLILLPTQAFAKEFSDAKSHWALPSISECTAVGIVEGYPDSTFKPQNSVSHLEALALIIKSMGLEEQAKALDLKKGGYSFPQGVSWGKEYIAMAADKSIINKEKMANLKQDAPTTRVEIAVMCANALHLSGDAAEMSFSDKEEIPESLRSSVAGVVKNGIMVGQPGNKFAPSDKVTRAEIVTMISRLFEKGLINPDPSNYFINEVAGIDKTNQLIALRKSDTVTHPYILADDCVIYRDGKKAELVDFQENDNAKIVLNDKGRVIYLAQFTGQLQANNGTNTDTNTGTNTDTGSNVNNSQSSFSSGSGMIDSIIYGYPIKVIITKSEGGSDLYELESVVKISVNGVTKDTASLVKGSIIEYDYTGNKISEIRVHSASLEETGSQKTDKAYIINLTFDHLTLHFESGLEIGYYIDQNVHFFKDNQQISMSGLKKGDLVEVKRYSNRDELISITIMSGKPRKIFGTIISNVDNCLTVEDYDDVETDYDVGSNVEITNKDGIDLTVTDIDIDDKVEITLTDSGKVDSIVVDEYGSNISGTIITLDTSGDYSLTLERSSGSYKKYEVKDNVKVKEGTKSLDYDDLAEGNEVKLYTNGSNEVTDIVLVDDSRVIKGTVASVDDEGTYGITIKKLDKITSNYEVDDDVTVKENSKSRDFSDLAKGDEVELTIDDDDVVTKIIITEGDSSSVSGVITDFNWDDQEIAIEEDDDENDYDIADDAKITKDGDEIGPEDLLIGAEVELEIEDGEVVEIIIEDDEDIETSGEITKVYSDAIKIEQSSGNEFKLYFESDASLEDEDGDDMDIDDLDVGTDVELRLRDGKIRSLNEV; encoded by the coding sequence GTGCGTAAAGTAATTTTAATATTGATTGCCAGTCTGCTAATACTGCTGCCGACACAGGCTTTCGCCAAAGAATTCAGTGATGCTAAAAGTCACTGGGCCTTACCGTCAATCAGTGAGTGTACAGCTGTGGGGATAGTTGAGGGATATCCTGACAGTACCTTTAAACCGCAGAATTCGGTTAGCCATTTGGAAGCCCTGGCCTTAATCATAAAAAGTATGGGACTGGAGGAGCAGGCCAAAGCACTGGATTTAAAAAAAGGGGGTTACAGCTTTCCGCAAGGAGTTTCCTGGGGCAAAGAGTACATCGCGATGGCCGCTGATAAATCTATAATCAATAAAGAGAAAATGGCAAATTTGAAACAGGACGCGCCGACTACCAGGGTTGAGATTGCGGTAATGTGTGCCAATGCCCTGCATTTATCCGGGGATGCCGCGGAGATGTCCTTTTCCGACAAAGAAGAAATACCGGAATCATTGAGAAGCAGTGTGGCCGGGGTTGTAAAAAACGGTATTATGGTTGGTCAACCGGGCAATAAATTCGCACCCTCCGATAAGGTTACCAGGGCGGAGATTGTTACCATGATCAGCCGCTTATTTGAAAAAGGTTTAATCAATCCTGATCCCAGCAATTACTTTATTAATGAAGTTGCGGGAATTGATAAAACTAACCAGTTGATTGCGCTGCGTAAATCAGATACTGTTACCCACCCGTATATTCTGGCCGATGATTGCGTTATTTATCGGGACGGTAAAAAGGCTGAGTTAGTGGACTTTCAGGAAAATGATAATGCAAAAATAGTTTTGAACGACAAAGGCCGTGTAATATATTTAGCCCAATTTACCGGGCAGCTTCAGGCAAATAACGGCACAAATACTGATACAAATACCGGCACAAATACTGATACTGGCTCAAATGTGAATAATTCACAATCATCGTTTTCAAGTGGCAGCGGTATGATTGATTCCATAATATATGGATATCCAATTAAGGTTATAATAACTAAAAGTGAAGGTGGTTCAGACTTATATGAGCTTGAATCGGTTGTCAAGATTTCAGTTAACGGCGTGACCAAAGACACAGCATCACTGGTTAAAGGCAGCATAATCGAATATGATTATACCGGCAATAAAATAAGTGAAATCAGAGTGCATTCGGCCTCACTGGAAGAAACAGGCAGTCAGAAGACTGATAAGGCTTATATAATCAATCTTACTTTTGATCATTTGACATTGCATTTTGAGAGCGGCTTGGAAATAGGCTATTATATTGATCAGAACGTTCATTTCTTTAAGGATAATCAACAGATAAGTATGAGTGGTCTTAAAAAAGGTGATTTAGTGGAAGTGAAGAGGTATTCCAACCGGGATGAATTAATATCAATAACAATAATGAGCGGAAAACCCCGTAAAATTTTCGGTACAATTATATCTAATGTGGATAATTGCTTAACTGTTGAAGACTATGACGATGTAGAGACCGATTATGATGTGGGCAGTAATGTGGAAATAACCAATAAAGACGGTATTGATCTTACGGTTACAGACATAGATATAGATGATAAAGTAGAAATTACTCTGACAGACAGCGGCAAAGTGGATTCTATAGTAGTTGACGAGTATGGTTCCAATATCTCGGGGACAATCATTACACTGGATACATCAGGGGACTATTCTTTGACTTTAGAGCGAAGCAGCGGCTCATATAAAAAATATGAGGTAAAAGATAATGTGAAGGTAAAAGAAGGTACAAAATCTCTTGATTATGATGATCTGGCAGAGGGAAATGAGGTTAAGCTCTATACAAACGGCAGCAATGAAGTGACCGATATAGTGCTTGTTGACGACAGCAGAGTCATTAAAGGTACTGTTGCATCAGTAGATGATGAGGGCACATATGGCATAACTATAAAAAAACTGGACAAAATAACATCTAACTATGAAGTGGATGATGATGTAACAGTAAAAGAAAATAGTAAATCGCGTGATTTTTCTGATCTGGCTAAAGGCGATGAAGTAGAATTAACTATTGATGACGATGATGTGGTAACGAAAATAATAATTACCGAGGGTGACAGCTCATCTGTTTCAGGCGTAATTACTGATTTTAACTGGGATGATCAAGAGATTGCCATTGAAGAAGATGATGATGAGAATGATTATGATATAGCTGACGACGCGAAGATTACTAAAGACGGTGATGAAATCGGCCCTGAGGATCTCCTGATTGGTGCTGAAGTTGAACTGGAGATAGAAGACGGTGAGGTTGTTGAGATAATTATCGAAGACGATGAGGACATTGAGACCAGCGGTGAGATTACGAAAGTTTACAGCGATGCGATAAAAATAGAACAGTCCAGCGGCAATGAGTTTAAGCTCTATTTTGAAAGCGATGCCTCATTGGAGGATGAAGACGGTGATGATATGGATATTGATGATTTGGATGTGGGGACGGATGTTGAGCTAAGGTTAAGGGACGGTAAAATTCGGAGTCTGAATGAAGTTTAG
- a CDS encoding M23 family metallopeptidase produces the protein MWPFNNNLKEMFLSGWFIYAAISVILLAMVMIPAISGQISQWQINRLINVVVSEESNKQPLTAVIEDDSKDRQENNAIQSSDKKATLERPIGEEKQTTAENSRNKENIDSKEKQPVAAAGTTNKINNEQVILTNLARPVEGAVITGYGEGYSELYQDYRFHDGLDFAAKPGSQVKAAAKGTVAAITEDDFGVTIIIEQGTDYTTRYSCLSQAKVVKGQSVKPGDLIGTVGSGTGDLKDTHLHFSLLLSGKITNPTPFFDFN, from the coding sequence TTGTGGCCTTTTAACAATAATTTAAAAGAAATGTTTCTTAGCGGCTGGTTTATCTATGCGGCAATATCAGTAATCCTGCTGGCTATGGTCATGATTCCGGCTATAAGCGGACAAATCTCCCAGTGGCAGATTAACAGATTGATAAATGTAGTTGTATCGGAAGAATCAAACAAACAGCCATTAACGGCAGTCATAGAAGACGACAGCAAAGACAGGCAAGAGAATAATGCCATACAATCAAGTGATAAAAAAGCCACTCTTGAGAGACCAATAGGTGAAGAAAAGCAAACAACCGCGGAAAATAGCCGGAATAAAGAAAATATAGACAGCAAAGAAAAACAGCCCGTTGCGGCGGCAGGGACGACAAACAAAATCAATAATGAGCAGGTAATACTGACTAATCTGGCCAGACCTGTGGAAGGAGCTGTAATTACGGGCTATGGAGAAGGTTACTCAGAGTTATATCAAGACTACCGATTCCATGACGGTTTGGATTTTGCCGCCAAACCGGGCAGCCAGGTAAAAGCCGCTGCTAAAGGAACAGTTGCGGCGATAACAGAAGACGACTTTGGCGTAACCATCATAATTGAGCAAGGAACCGATTATACTACGAGATATTCTTGTCTGTCCCAGGCAAAAGTTGTTAAAGGGCAGTCAGTTAAACCCGGAGATTTAATCGGAACTGTTGGCAGCGGCACAGGTGATTTAAAGGACACACACCTGCATTTTAGCCTGCTGCTGTCTGGAAAAATCACCAATCCAACGCCATTTTTTGATTTTAACTAA
- the spoIID gene encoding stage II sporulation protein D: MRRKICALIILIAALLIGIPMAVTLMAPVQIKSAGTLVRLYSHEDDQVHEISLEDYLIGVVAAEMPAEYPEEALKAQAVAARTYILKRISVAGVENPAHPGADVCDDHRHGQAWISEEEMKKRWGTVDFYRYYYKLKAAVRDTDKVVITYDNVLIDPAYHASCGGGGTENAEDVWKFKIPYLRAVPCAGDESKSERTIHIPLSEAGKRLGVELQTMPVSTERSLIAVVEKTAAGYPKVLRIGDKEIPATTVRDKLELRSTKFSWEIAAGQLSITTTGYGHGVGMCQYGAREFALQGKNYREILTHYYTGVKLVKMTN; this comes from the coding sequence ATGAGAAGAAAAATATGCGCACTAATAATCCTCATAGCCGCACTCTTAATTGGCATACCAATGGCGGTTACACTAATGGCACCGGTACAGATTAAATCCGCCGGCACATTAGTGCGCCTGTATAGCCACGAAGATGACCAGGTGCATGAAATATCACTGGAAGATTATTTAATCGGTGTTGTAGCGGCCGAAATGCCGGCTGAATATCCGGAAGAAGCTTTAAAGGCTCAGGCTGTTGCCGCGAGAACTTATATTTTAAAGCGCATATCAGTTGCGGGAGTGGAAAACCCTGCTCATCCCGGAGCTGATGTTTGTGATGATCACCGTCATGGCCAGGCCTGGATTTCCGAAGAAGAAATGAAAAAACGCTGGGGGACTGTGGATTTCTACCGTTACTACTACAAATTAAAAGCCGCTGTCAGAGATACGGATAAGGTAGTCATTACCTATGATAATGTTTTGATTGATCCGGCCTATCACGCTTCATGCGGTGGCGGAGGGACGGAAAACGCCGAGGATGTTTGGAAATTCAAAATTCCTTATTTGCGTGCGGTGCCCTGCGCGGGCGATGAGAGCAAATCAGAAAGAACAATTCATATACCCCTGTCCGAGGCGGGAAAAAGATTGGGAGTGGAACTTCAGACAATGCCGGTTTCAACAGAAAGAAGCCTCATAGCGGTAGTGGAAAAAACAGCAGCCGGTTATCCTAAAGTTCTTAGAATAGGTGATAAAGAAATACCGGCCACAACAGTCAGAGATAAACTGGAGCTGCGCTCAACCAAATTCTCATGGGAAATAGCTGCCGGTCAATTGAGTATTACAACAACCGGTTACGGACATGGTGTTGGAATGTGTCAGTATGGAGCCAGAGAATTTGCGCTGCAAGGCAAAAACTATCGAGAAATTTTAACTCATTACTATACCGGAGTGAAGCTGGTTAAAATGACTAATTGA
- the murA gene encoding UDP-N-acetylglucosamine 1-carboxyvinyltransferase, translating into MPKLIVQGGRRLSGTVKISGAKNAVLPIIAAALLTGETSVLHEVPDLSDVYTICSVIESLGAKAVRKDKTLQIQVSNIASNEAPYDFVRRMRASFLIIGPLLARTGEARIPLPGGCAIGARPIDLHLKGLKALGAKITSEHGYIRATAAELHGAQIYLDFPSVGATENIMMAATLAKGRTVLENCAEEPEIVDLANFLNGMGAKIKGAGTKVIRIEGVNKLSGTTHVIIPDRIEAGTFLAAAAVTGSEITVENIIFDHLKPVIAKLLEAGVKLTENEGSIKVTCPCSLRAVDIKTMPYPGFPTDMQAQIMALMTVAKGTSILTETVFENRFMHVAELKRMGARIKTGGRTAVVQGVRELAGAQVKATDLRAGAALVIAGLAARGETEIDNIYHIERGYDRLIQKLLDLGAAIKRVDE; encoded by the coding sequence TTGCCTAAACTTATAGTACAGGGAGGCAGGCGGCTCAGCGGTACCGTTAAAATTAGCGGTGCCAAAAATGCAGTGCTGCCGATAATTGCTGCTGCCCTTTTAACCGGTGAAACCAGTGTGCTGCATGAAGTGCCGGATTTATCGGATGTGTATACTATCTGCTCAGTTATTGAAAGCCTGGGTGCAAAAGCTGTGCGAAAGGATAAAACGCTGCAGATTCAGGTTTCAAATATTGCAAGCAATGAAGCGCCCTATGATTTTGTAAGAAGAATGAGAGCCTCCTTTTTAATTATCGGGCCGCTGCTGGCAAGAACCGGTGAGGCGAGAATCCCGCTGCCAGGTGGCTGTGCTATTGGTGCCAGGCCAATAGACCTGCATCTTAAAGGTCTCAAGGCGCTTGGCGCAAAAATCACCAGTGAACACGGGTATATTCGCGCGACAGCAGCAGAACTCCATGGAGCTCAGATTTACCTGGATTTTCCCAGTGTAGGGGCGACTGAGAATATAATGATGGCGGCAACACTGGCCAAAGGAAGGACTGTTCTGGAAAACTGTGCCGAAGAACCGGAAATAGTGGATCTGGCAAATTTTCTTAATGGCATGGGCGCTAAAATAAAAGGCGCGGGTACAAAAGTAATTCGCATAGAAGGCGTCAACAAATTAAGTGGAACAACACATGTTATAATTCCTGACCGGATCGAGGCAGGTACTTTCTTAGCGGCGGCTGCCGTGACCGGCAGTGAGATAACCGTTGAGAATATAATTTTTGATCATTTAAAGCCGGTTATAGCCAAGTTACTGGAAGCCGGAGTAAAGCTAACAGAGAATGAAGGCAGCATAAAAGTAACCTGTCCCTGCTCTTTGCGGGCGGTAGATATAAAAACAATGCCTTACCCTGGCTTCCCGACAGATATGCAGGCACAAATAATGGCATTGATGACGGTAGCTAAAGGCACCAGCATATTAACGGAAACTGTTTTTGAAAACAGGTTTATGCATGTAGCCGAGCTTAAAAGAATGGGTGCAAGGATTAAAACAGGCGGTCGCACCGCGGTAGTGCAGGGTGTGAGGGAACTGGCCGGAGCGCAGGTGAAGGCAACGGATTTACGTGCCGGCGCGGCACTTGTAATAGCCGGTCTGGCTGCCCGTGGTGAAACTGAAATAGATAATATTTATCATATAGAAAGAGGCTATGACAGGCTGATTCAAAAACTCTTGGATTTAGGTGCGGCAATAAAAAGGGTAGATGAATAA
- a CDS encoding F0F1 ATP synthase subunit epsilon yields the protein MAEKTQRLDIVTPERKVLSEDIGFVVVPGVAGELGFLPEHTPLVSALKTGIVRVQQDGKEFKIAISSGFVEVKNSRVVILADAAERADQIDKSRAEAAKARAEQRLSSSSSDIDVARAEAALKRAINRLRLLH from the coding sequence ATGGCGGAAAAAACACAAAGACTCGATATCGTTACTCCTGAGCGCAAAGTGCTCAGCGAAGACATTGGGTTTGTGGTAGTTCCCGGGGTTGCCGGTGAACTTGGTTTCTTGCCCGAGCACACCCCGCTGGTCAGCGCCCTGAAAACCGGTATCGTAAGGGTTCAGCAGGATGGCAAAGAGTTTAAGATTGCCATCAGCAGCGGCTTTGTTGAAGTTAAAAACAGCAGGGTAGTAATACTTGCAGATGCCGCGGAGCGGGCTGATCAGATTGATAAGAGCAGAGCAGAAGCCGCTAAAGCGAGAGCTGAACAGCGTCTGTCCTCATCTTCTTCAGATATTGACGTGGCAAGAGCGGAAGCGGCTTTGAAAAGAGCTATCAACCGCTTAAGACTGTTGCACTAA
- the atpD gene encoding F0F1 ATP synthase subunit beta produces MSEGRLVTIIGVVVDIEFPPGQVPEIYNAVKILGKDQEGSILPEDYDLTLEVAQHLGNNQVRTVAMSSTDGLVRGMKAVDTGKPIAVPVGRKVLGRMMGVLGQPIDGKGPIVSDEYLPIHRPAPKLVDQSTRAEMLETGIKVIDLMTPFLKGGKIGLFGGAGVGKTVIVMELINNIAKQHGGISVFSGVGERTREGNDLYHEMLESGVLDKTILVFGQMNEPPGARLRVGLTGLTMAECFRDNEGADVLLFVDNIFRFTQAGSEVSALLGRMPSAVGYQPTLATEMGQLQERITSTTKGSVTSVQAIYVPADDLTDPAPANAFAHLDATVVLSRQIAELGIYPAVDPLDSTSRILDPNVLGAEHYNCSRGVQAVLQRYKELQDIIAILGMDELSDEDKLIVVRARKLQRFLSQPFHVAEAFTGTPGAYVTLKDTIRDFNEIVAGKWDHLPEQAFYMVSNLAEAVEKAKKLEGSV; encoded by the coding sequence ATGAGTGAAGGCCGTTTAGTTACAATTATCGGCGTGGTGGTAGACATTGAGTTTCCACCGGGTCAAGTGCCTGAAATATATAACGCTGTAAAGATTCTCGGCAAAGATCAGGAAGGTTCTATACTTCCGGAAGACTATGATCTGACACTGGAAGTAGCCCAGCACTTGGGTAATAACCAGGTTCGTACTGTTGCTATGTCTTCCACCGACGGTCTGGTTCGCGGTATGAAAGCAGTAGACACTGGAAAACCTATTGCTGTGCCAGTAGGCCGTAAGGTGCTAGGTCGTATGATGGGTGTATTGGGTCAGCCAATTGATGGCAAAGGACCGATTGTCTCTGATGAGTATCTGCCGATTCACCGTCCCGCTCCCAAACTGGTAGATCAGTCCACCAGAGCGGAAATGTTGGAAACAGGCATTAAAGTTATTGACTTGATGACCCCCTTCTTGAAGGGTGGTAAAATCGGACTCTTTGGCGGTGCGGGTGTAGGTAAAACCGTTATCGTTATGGAGTTAATTAACAACATTGCTAAGCAGCACGGTGGTATTTCCGTGTTCTCAGGTGTGGGTGAGCGTACCCGTGAAGGTAATGACCTGTACCATGAAATGTTAGAGTCTGGCGTTTTGGATAAAACCATTCTTGTTTTCGGTCAGATGAACGAGCCCCCCGGAGCCCGTCTGCGGGTTGGTTTGACAGGGTTAACCATGGCTGAATGTTTCCGTGATAATGAAGGTGCTGACGTGCTTTTATTTGTGGACAACATCTTCCGTTTTACTCAGGCAGGTTCCGAGGTTTCGGCGCTTCTCGGACGTATGCCTTCCGCGGTAGGTTATCAGCCTACGCTGGCTACTGAAATGGGGCAGCTACAAGAGCGTATTACATCAACAACCAAGGGTTCTGTTACTTCTGTGCAGGCTATTTATGTGCCCGCGGACGACTTGACTGACCCTGCTCCTGCCAACGCGTTTGCTCACCTGGATGCGACCGTTGTTTTGTCCCGTCAGATCGCTGAGTTGGGTATTTACCCGGCTGTGGATCCGCTGGATTCCACATCCCGGATTTTGGACCCCAACGTATTGGGTGCGGAACACTATAACTGTTCCCGTGGTGTGCAGGCTGTGCTGCAGCGTTATAAAGAACTTCAGGACATCATCGCTATCTTAGGTATGGACGAATTGTCTGATGAAGATAAACTTATTGTTGTGCGGGCACGGAAACTGCAACGTTTTCTCTCTCAGCCCTTCCATGTGGCTGAAGCCTTTACCGGTACTCCCGGTGCTTATGTAACACTGAAAGATACTATTCGCGACTTTAATGAGATTGTTGCCGGTAAGTGGGATCATCTCCCTGAGCAGGCTTTTTATATGGTGAGTAATTTAGCAGAAGCCGTTGAAAAGGCCAAGAAATTAGAGGGAAGTGTATAG
- the atpG gene encoding ATP synthase F1 subunit gamma: MASAQDLRRRIKSVKNTQQITKAMKMVAAAKLRRAQEAVVASRPFSRMIKDVLGRVAKSAGGVNHPLLEVREPKNIAYIVVTADRGLCGGFNANVIKMAFNEVKSIKDPVLVAVGRKSRDFFRRRNYNIAQQYVGLGENIKFSQAQDIARFVIDKYSSAEFDVVYLFFSEFVSVMTQRPTMIKLLPVEPPQEKEEAKPVEYIYEPNAESVLYELLPKYVETTIYSALLESKAGEQAARMTAMDSATSNAADMIDRLTLVLNRARQAAITKEIAEIVGGSAALE, from the coding sequence ATGGCTAGTGCACAGGATCTGCGGCGGCGTATTAAGAGTGTTAAGAATACCCAACAAATCACTAAGGCTATGAAAATGGTTGCCGCGGCCAAGCTCCGCCGGGCCCAGGAGGCTGTTGTTGCATCAAGACCTTTTTCCCGGATGATAAAGGATGTATTAGGCCGTGTAGCTAAGTCCGCCGGCGGTGTAAATCACCCCCTGTTGGAAGTACGTGAGCCCAAAAATATAGCCTATATAGTAGTAACTGCTGATAGAGGTCTATGTGGCGGTTTTAATGCCAATGTTATAAAAATGGCATTTAACGAGGTAAAAAGCATTAAAGATCCGGTTTTAGTAGCTGTGGGAAGAAAGTCCAGAGATTTCTTCCGTCGCCGTAATTATAATATTGCCCAGCAGTATGTTGGTTTAGGTGAAAATATAAAGTTTTCACAAGCCCAGGATATTGCAAGGTTTGTTATTGATAAGTATTCTTCTGCAGAATTTGATGTGGTTTATTTGTTCTTCAGCGAATTTGTAAGTGTTATGACCCAGCGTCCCACCATGATTAAACTGTTGCCTGTTGAGCCGCCTCAGGAGAAAGAAGAGGCCAAGCCGGTGGAGTATATCTATGAGCCAAATGCTGAGTCAGTATTGTATGAATTGCTGCCAAAATACGTCGAAACCACTATTTACAGTGCATTATTGGAGTCCAAGGCCGGTGAGCAGGCAGCCCGTATGACTGCTATGGATTCGGCAACCTCTAACGCGGCAGATATGATTGACAGGTTGACACTTGTTTTGAACCGTGCCCGTCAGGCCGCGATTACCAAGGAAATTGCTGAAATCGTCGGTGGGTCTGCAGCATTGGAGTAA
- the atpA gene encoding F0F1 ATP synthase subunit alpha, with protein MNLRPEEISSIIKQQIDKYQAQVEVTSVGSVIQVGDGIARVYGLEDCMSNELLEFPGGTMGMALNLEEDNIGCVILGPYTHIKEGDPVKRTGRIISVPVGPELIGRVVNPLGQPIDGKGPIKTDKYRSIERIAPGVVTRKSVNQPMQTGIKAIDAMIPIGRGQRELIIGDRQTGKTAIAVDTIINQKGQNVVCIYVAVGQKNSTVANVVQILSDHGAMDYSIVVSATASEPSPLLYIAPYSGCAMGEEFMENGKDVLIIYDDLSKQAAAYRELSLLLRRPPGREAFPGDVFYLHSRLLERAAKLNDDYGGGSLTALPIIETQAGDVSAYIPTNVISITDGQIFLETDLFMSGQRPAVNVGLSVSRVGGAAQTKAMKKVAGTLRLDLAQYRELAAFAQFGSDLDKVTQSRLARGQRTTEVLKQNQYVPLTMAEQVMSIFTAINGYLDDLSIEKIRPFDDAFLKYMKANKPQIADEINKSKELSDKTVSELKAAIEEFKKTFA; from the coding sequence ATGAATTTGCGACCTGAAGAGATTAGCTCTATCATTAAGCAGCAGATAGATAAATACCAGGCCCAGGTTGAAGTAACCAGCGTCGGTTCGGTTATTCAGGTGGGTGACGGTATTGCCCGTGTTTACGGTCTGGAAGATTGTATGTCTAACGAATTGCTGGAATTCCCCGGCGGTACAATGGGCATGGCCTTAAACTTGGAAGAAGATAACATAGGTTGCGTTATTTTAGGACCTTACACCCACATTAAAGAGGGCGACCCTGTTAAGCGTACCGGTCGTATTATCTCAGTGCCTGTTGGTCCGGAACTTATTGGTCGTGTTGTTAACCCGTTGGGTCAGCCTATTGACGGTAAAGGCCCGATTAAAACTGATAAATATCGTTCTATTGAGCGTATTGCACCGGGTGTTGTTACCCGTAAGTCGGTTAACCAGCCCATGCAAACCGGTATTAAAGCTATTGACGCAATGATTCCTATTGGCCGCGGACAGCGGGAATTAATTATCGGTGACCGCCAGACCGGTAAAACTGCTATTGCAGTTGACACCATTATTAACCAAAAGGGTCAAAACGTTGTTTGTATTTATGTTGCTGTAGGTCAAAAGAACTCTACCGTTGCTAACGTTGTGCAGATTTTGTCTGACCACGGCGCTATGGATTACAGTATTGTGGTATCAGCTACTGCTTCCGAGCCTTCTCCGCTGCTCTATATCGCTCCTTACTCAGGCTGTGCCATGGGCGAAGAATTTATGGAGAACGGCAAGGACGTATTAATCATCTATGATGACCTGTCCAAGCAGGCTGCCGCTTACCGTGAACTTTCACTTTTGTTGCGCCGTCCTCCCGGACGTGAGGCTTTCCCTGGCGACGTATTCTACTTGCACTCCCGCCTGTTAGAGCGTGCTGCCAAGTTAAATGATGATTACGGTGGGGGTTCTCTTACTGCCTTGCCGATTATTGAGACCCAGGCCGGTGACGTTTCCGCGTATATTCCGACCAACGTTATTTCTATTACAGACGGTCAGATCTTCTTGGAGACCGACCTCTTTATGTCAGGTCAGCGCCCTGCGGTTAACGTAGGTCTGTCTGTATCCCGTGTTGGTGGTGCCGCACAAACTAAGGCTATGAAGAAGGTAGCCGGTACACTGCGTTTGGATTTGGCTCAGTATCGTGAATTGGCTGCTTTTGCCCAGTTCGGTTCCGATTTGGATAAAGTTACTCAATCCCGTCTGGCCCGTGGTCAGAGAACTACTGAGGTTTTAAAACAGAATCAGTATGTTCCCTTGACAATGGCTGAGCAGGTTATGTCTATATTTACGGCTATTAATGGCTATTTGGACGACCTCTCGATAGAAAAAATCAGACCGTTTGATGATGCATTTCTTAAGTATATGAAAGCCAATAAGCCGCAAATTGCAGATGAAATCAATAAGAGCAAGGAATTAAGCGATAAAACTGTAAGCGAACTCAAGGCTGCTATTGAAGAGTTCAAGAAAACTTTTGCATAA
- a CDS encoding F0F1 ATP synthase subunit delta — translation MLRGAVARRYAHAMFELALEGNMLDSLESDLKGVLEIIESNPELKRIIYHPQVTSKDKKDLVGNIFSDYISPVAKNSLFFLIDRRRESFLGDIVAAFVLLANQHRNIVEVHVTSAIEMNEKEQKSLAKVLDKLAGKKVQPEYAVDPSLIGGVVVRIGDRVIDGSVKTRLATLKDRLIQNQVN, via the coding sequence ATGCTAAGAGGTGCTGTGGCCAGACGTTATGCTCATGCCATGTTTGAACTTGCCCTGGAAGGCAATATGCTTGACAGTTTAGAAAGCGATTTAAAGGGTGTCTTAGAGATTATTGAAAGCAACCCTGAACTTAAGAGAATCATTTATCACCCGCAGGTTACCTCCAAAGACAAAAAGGATTTGGTAGGAAATATTTTCTCAGATTATATTTCTCCTGTGGCCAAGAATTCTCTTTTCTTTTTAATAGATCGTCGTCGGGAATCATTTTTAGGTGATATAGTTGCCGCGTTTGTTCTTTTGGCCAACCAGCATCGTAATATTGTAGAAGTGCATGTCACCTCGGCAATTGAAATGAACGAAAAAGAACAGAAAAGCCTGGCCAAAGTATTGGATAAGCTTGCTGGCAAAAAGGTTCAGCCGGAATATGCAGTTGACCCGTCCCTTATCGGTGGCGTGGTTGTCCGTATTGGAGATAGGGTTATTGACGGCAGTGTTAAAACCCGCTTGGCTACCTTGAAAGATCGCCTCATTCAAAACCAAGTTAACTAG